In the genome of Saprospira sp. CCB-QB6, one region contains:
- a CDS encoding FKBP-type peptidyl-prolyl cis-trans isomerase, which yields MAQTEKEQQTTARLAEAFGVYIASDLMNGAGITADVLNVAEFTANFQKAMKGEEPFQMQTVGPKIQQYMGGCAAAKQSGNPMPQAPENFSAEFGFMVGFNVKSQGMLNANNFDFAGFDKGFASVFEGAPSMTGENAQRIVNTTYQKMLAEMAQKAKEQEKAFFEKNAKKNEKIISLPSGIQYEVLKEGKGPKPTITDKVRTHYHGTLLDGSVFDSSVDRGEPAEFPIQGVIKGWQEVVPMMGTGAKWRVYIPSALAYGAQKRKKIPANSILIFEIELLDIVK from the coding sequence ATGGCCCAAACAGAAAAAGAACAACAAACAACAGCGCGTTTAGCAGAGGCCTTTGGTGTATATATCGCTAGCGACCTCATGAATGGCGCTGGCATTACTGCCGATGTCTTGAATGTTGCTGAGTTTACGGCTAACTTCCAAAAGGCCATGAAAGGAGAAGAGCCTTTCCAAATGCAGACAGTTGGGCCAAAAATCCAACAATATATGGGGGGCTGTGCCGCCGCTAAGCAATCTGGAAACCCTATGCCACAAGCCCCAGAGAATTTTTCGGCTGAGTTTGGCTTTATGGTGGGCTTTAATGTAAAGTCGCAAGGGATGCTCAACGCCAATAACTTTGACTTTGCTGGCTTTGACAAGGGCTTTGCCTCTGTTTTTGAAGGAGCCCCTAGCATGACTGGCGAAAATGCCCAACGAATTGTCAATACGACCTACCAAAAGATGCTGGCCGAAATGGCCCAAAAGGCAAAAGAGCAGGAAAAGGCATTTTTTGAAAAGAATGCCAAGAAAAATGAGAAGATCATTAGCCTGCCTTCTGGTATTCAGTATGAGGTACTCAAAGAGGGGAAAGGGCCAAAACCAACTATTACCGATAAAGTACGCACGCACTACCACGGTACTTTGCTAGATGGTTCTGTTTTTGACAGCTCTGTAGACCGTGGCGAACCCGCCGAGTTTCCCATTCAGGGGGTAATTAAGGGCTGGCAAGAGGTTGTGCCCATGATGGGCACTGGCGCCAAATGGAGAGTGTATATTCCCTCTGCCTTAGCTTATGGCGCTCAAAAGCGCAAAAAAATTCCCGCCAACTCTATTCTGATCTTCGAAATTGAGCTTTTGGATATTGTGAAGTAA